The following is a genomic window from Spirochaetota bacterium.
CACGCCCTGTTCGAAGGCGAAAGGACGGGGTCCGATATTATCACGGCGGTCCGCGGGTACTTCACCCGCTACGGGCTCCAGAGGCCCGCGGCCGGGGAGTTCGCCTTCAACCTGGGGGCGGTGCGGGCCGTGGAGCGCCTGTGCGGCGCGGGGATACGCTGCGTCTACCTTTCGGAGCACAGTTGCGAGGCCCGGCTCCCCGAATCGTTCGCGGGACTCATCGCCGCGCACTCGGCCGGCGATCCCGAGCGGATCCGCCTGCGCGGCCACGACGAGTACACGATCCGGTTTTCGTATCTCGAGCAGATCGCGCGCGCGCACGGGTACCGGACGCACCGCGGTCCCTTCGCGGATTTCCTGGATTTCGAGTTCAGCCCGGAGGTGCGCTTCATCGTGACCTCGCGCGCGTCCATGAAGGACGAGCACGAGGCCGTCAGGCATTTCATCGAGGATCTTTACAAGTACGAATACCTGGTGCTCGTAAAGGAATAGGGACGGGGCTATATCTCTTTAAGTCTCGCCTTGAGGTGGAAGTAATACCTGGATTTCACCTGGTTGGCTTTTTCCATCTCGTCGATCTTCTTCGCGATCTGATCCTTGCTGAGCCTGTTGACCTTTTTCGACTTCTTTGCCTTCGCGTCCTGGGCGCCTTGTGCTTCTTCTGCCATCCTGACTCTCCTTGATGTTTGTATGTGTTCCCGCGCC
Proteins encoded in this region:
- a CDS encoding class I SAM-dependent methyltransferase, which translates into the protein MTDHFLNSTERYHREEITSLHWELTVCEMLSRGDSPCRRFLRVPSSFGGALRAFLSRFVAWDAVGAVLEVGGGYGSLMRDLLAGLPAARACMMDISPFLLARQREALFGRYAEFIEGDFFACDRAFLRRFDLAILNENLGDFPTACGLTHALFEGERTGSDIITAVRGYFTRYGLQRPAAGEFAFNLGAVRAVERLCGAGIRCVYLSEHSCEARLPESFAGLIAAHSAGDPERIRLRGHDEYTIRFSYLEQIARAHGYRTHRGPFADFLDFEFSPEVRFIVTSRASMKDEHEAVRHFIEDLYKYEYLVLVKE